One Gemmatimonadota bacterium genomic region harbors:
- a CDS encoding GAF domain-containing protein — MTTPTRSITPARGLDEATLAALAGLEPAHADRLRALVRTGDRRGAALAGVQQLVMALARATDEEVILDEVARGAQRILGVRGVLVLDFDEPDRRVTVRRRLGDDAIGFELPAGDGGDALTETWRTGTPLLLRRESPPEAVLLDATWQRDPPLEGMLLLPMVHGRKLFGALVGWSDEAGILDEEAREIGTTLAVVAGTAINNARLHMESERERRQSDAMAEVARAVGESLKVTEVQRLILRHAMALLRAAGACTALRDGDYLYVQSAAGIADVFTGVVVPVQGSLMGQVVLSGATAISNDVTADPGAYHRNLQLVDVRRAVIAPLRTARGIIGVLALFNRDEAFHEGDARILQRLADQVAVAIVNARLFAEIQEATREWSSIFDAIGVGMVVVNEEGRVLRCNVRARQLTGDETTFGLIGRSFYAAVLGLPHAPANDPLRAAIEEGARGRARCRHASGELEVDIIAMPHPDGGAVVTFDPVESPTHG, encoded by the coding sequence ATGACGACCCCTACCCGATCGATTACCCCAGCCCGCGGGCTGGACGAGGCGACACTTGCCGCGCTGGCGGGTCTCGAACCGGCGCATGCGGACCGGCTCCGGGCCCTCGTGCGCACCGGTGATCGCAGGGGGGCGGCGCTCGCCGGAGTGCAACAGCTGGTAATGGCCCTCGCCCGCGCGACCGATGAAGAGGTGATCCTCGACGAGGTCGCTCGCGGGGCGCAGCGGATCCTCGGCGTGCGCGGCGTCCTCGTCCTGGACTTCGACGAACCTGATCGGCGCGTAACGGTGCGGCGACGCCTCGGCGACGACGCGATCGGCTTCGAGCTGCCGGCTGGCGACGGTGGGGACGCCCTCACGGAAACCTGGCGCACCGGGACGCCGCTCCTGCTGCGTCGCGAAAGCCCGCCCGAGGCGGTGCTGCTCGACGCGACCTGGCAACGGGATCCTCCTCTCGAGGGGATGCTCCTGTTGCCCATGGTGCACGGGCGAAAGCTCTTCGGCGCCCTCGTCGGGTGGAGTGATGAGGCGGGGATCCTCGACGAGGAAGCGCGCGAGATCGGGACGACCCTCGCTGTGGTGGCGGGCACCGCGATCAACAACGCGCGCCTGCACATGGAGAGTGAACGCGAGCGCCGGCAGAGTGATGCCATGGCCGAGGTTGCGCGCGCGGTGGGTGAGTCCCTTAAGGTGACCGAGGTGCAACGACTGATCCTGCGGCACGCGATGGCGTTGCTGCGGGCGGCGGGGGCGTGTACCGCGCTTCGGGATGGCGATTACCTCTACGTGCAGAGTGCAGCCGGCATCGCGGATGTCTTTACCGGGGTGGTGGTGCCCGTGCAGGGGAGCCTCATGGGGCAGGTGGTCCTGTCGGGTGCGACGGCGATCAGCAACGACGTGACCGCGGATCCGGGGGCGTATCACCGCAATCTGCAGCTCGTCGATGTCCGCCGGGCCGTGATCGCGCCACTTCGGACGGCCCGAGGCATCATCGGGGTGCTGGCCCTGTTCAATCGCGACGAGGCCTTCCACGAGGGGGATGCGCGCATCCTGCAGCGACTCGCGGACCAGGTGGCGGTGGCGATCGTCAACGCGCGGCTGTTCGCCGAGATCCAGGAGGCGACGCGCGAGTGGTCGTCGATCTTCGATGCCATCGGGGTGGGGATGGTGGTGGTCAACGAGGAGGGACGCGTGCTGCGCTGCAACGTGCGCGCGCGACAACTGACGGGTGACGAGACCACGTTCGGGTTGATCGGGCGGTCCTTCTACGCTGCGGTCCTGGGGCTCCCGCATGCACCGGCCAACGATCCGTTGCGTGCGGCCATCGAGGAAGGTGCGCGCGGGCGCGCCCGCTGCCGCCACGCCAGCGGCGAACTCGAGGTCGACATCATCGCGATGCCCCACCCGGACGGTGGGGCGGTCGTCACGTTCGATCCGGTGGAGTCGCCGACCCATGGGTGA
- a CDS encoding sigma-54-dependent Fis family transcriptional regulator: MGDLLIVDDEEILAQSYARWFTRGGHAVRVAHTGGEALRAFRERRPDAILLDVNLPDMSGFDVFDAIRPEDPVVVMISGHAEVPMAVQAVQGGAETFLTKPVDLAQLGVVVDRALERGRSRELARRANARRAASGRVALGTSPAMVDLATQVELLAAVERTPVLLVGEPGTGKGRLAGWIHATSTRRDGPWVEASCTRAQAGPLEAELFGREGDAGRAGVVEVASGGSLFLDEVGDLPLALQPRLLSLLEGNAIRRVGGTREIPVDVRLIATTTHDLVTEVNTGRFREDLYYRVAVMPLRLPPLRDRSRDDLVVLVDGVIAELTPALPHAPRDVDPAAMDRLVSHTWPGNLRELRNVLERAMLVSRGADAIAADALPADLARGDGAADPAAPRPLEEIEREHIARALRYHADNRSHTALALGISRATLIKKIRHYGLGARNAPPSRGRNT; encoded by the coding sequence ATGGGTGACCTGCTGATCGTTGACGACGAGGAAATCCTCGCGCAGTCGTACGCGCGATGGTTCACGCGTGGGGGGCACGCGGTCCGGGTTGCCCACACCGGTGGCGAGGCGTTGCGGGCGTTCAGGGAACGGCGACCGGACGCCATCCTCCTCGACGTGAACCTGCCGGACATGTCCGGATTCGACGTGTTCGACGCGATACGCCCGGAGGACCCGGTCGTGGTCATGATCTCGGGGCATGCCGAGGTGCCCATGGCCGTGCAGGCCGTGCAGGGCGGGGCGGAGACCTTCCTGACCAAGCCAGTGGACCTCGCGCAATTGGGCGTGGTCGTGGACCGGGCCCTCGAGCGCGGACGGTCGCGTGAGCTGGCGCGCCGGGCCAACGCCCGCCGGGCGGCGTCGGGGCGCGTCGCGTTAGGTACCTCCCCGGCCATGGTCGACCTGGCGACCCAGGTGGAGCTGCTGGCCGCGGTGGAACGCACGCCGGTCCTCCTGGTCGGCGAGCCGGGCACAGGCAAGGGGCGTTTAGCAGGATGGATTCACGCGACCAGCACGCGCCGCGACGGCCCGTGGGTGGAGGCGTCGTGTACGCGGGCCCAGGCCGGGCCGCTGGAGGCGGAGTTGTTCGGTCGCGAGGGCGATGCCGGGCGGGCCGGTGTGGTGGAGGTGGCGAGCGGCGGGTCGCTCTTCCTTGACGAAGTCGGGGACCTGCCGTTGGCCCTCCAGCCACGCCTGCTATCCCTCCTCGAGGGCAACGCCATTCGACGGGTGGGGGGAACACGTGAGATCCCGGTGGATGTGCGCCTTATTGCCACGACGACCCATGACCTCGTGACGGAGGTGAACACCGGCCGCTTCCGGGAGGACCTCTACTACCGCGTAGCCGTCATGCCGTTGCGGCTGCCTCCGCTGCGCGATCGGTCGCGTGACGATCTGGTGGTGCTGGTGGACGGGGTCATTGCCGAGCTGACGCCGGCCCTTCCGCACGCGCCGCGCGACGTGGACCCAGCTGCCATGGACCGGTTGGTCTCGCACACCTGGCCAGGTAACCTCCGCGAACTCCGCAACGTCCTCGAACGCGCCATGCTGGTGAGCCGCGGGGCCGATGCCATCGCCGCGGACGCACTCCCTGCGGACCTCGCGCGCGGCGATGGAGCTGCGGACCCCGCTGCGCCGCGTCCGCTCGAGGAGATCGAACGCGAGCATATTGCCCGGGCCCTGCGTTACCACGCAGACAACCGCTCGCATACCGCCCTGGCGTTGGGGATCTCTCGCGCCACGCTCATCAAGAAGATCCGGCACTACGGGCTTGGTGCGCGGAACGCACCGCCGTCACGAGGGAGGAACACATGA
- a CDS encoding P1 family peptidase: MKSLFQPAGVDFAPLGIVIGHATDPSGVTGATVIRRAAGAMRCGGVQLGRATASREFAIADPQHSTDRVDAILLTGGSAYGLDAAAGVMRWMEEHQRGFPIAGGVVPIVPAAAIFDLGMMGPFSTRPTPDVAYAACAAGVTTPAEGSVGAGTRASVGKVAGAARAMKGGFGAWVVRSGDIVVGAAVVTNAVGDVRDASGRIIAGARGDGGRFLDATTVLTSGGPRRGDDAPAGMNTTIGAVMTNVLLSRADLQQLARAATAAWFKRITPCATQFDGDTLFALGPMEGITASLVAVEVLAVQAMEMAVERSVRFARGRDGVPGLADPAVSREK; the protein is encoded by the coding sequence GTGAAGAGCCTGTTCCAACCTGCGGGCGTCGACTTTGCTCCTTTAGGCATCGTCATCGGCCACGCGACCGACCCCTCGGGGGTGACGGGGGCCACGGTGATTCGGCGCGCGGCCGGGGCGATGCGCTGCGGCGGGGTGCAGCTCGGCCGCGCCACCGCGTCGCGGGAGTTCGCCATCGCCGATCCGCAGCACTCCACGGATCGGGTGGATGCGATCCTCCTCACCGGGGGATCGGCCTATGGCCTCGATGCGGCGGCCGGCGTGATGCGCTGGATGGAGGAACACCAGCGCGGGTTCCCGATCGCCGGTGGCGTGGTCCCCATCGTGCCTGCCGCCGCCATCTTCGACCTTGGCATGATGGGTCCGTTCAGCACGCGACCGACGCCCGACGTAGCCTACGCGGCGTGTGCAGCTGGTGTCACGACGCCGGCCGAGGGGAGCGTGGGCGCCGGGACGCGGGCGAGCGTTGGCAAGGTCGCTGGCGCGGCACGCGCCATGAAGGGCGGCTTTGGTGCCTGGGTGGTGCGCAGCGGGGACATCGTCGTGGGGGCTGCGGTCGTCACCAACGCGGTGGGCGACGTTCGCGACGCGAGTGGCCGCATCATCGCCGGGGCACGAGGCGATGGTGGCCGCTTCCTGGACGCTACCACCGTCCTGACGTCAGGTGGGCCGCGTCGTGGCGACGATGCGCCAGCGGGAATGAACACGACGATCGGTGCCGTCATGACCAATGTCCTCCTGTCCCGCGCCGACCTGCAGCAATTGGCCCGCGCCGCGACCGCCGCCTGGTTCAAGCGCATCACACCGTGTGCCACGCAATTCGACGGGGATACGCTCTTCGCGCTCGGCCCCATGGAGGGAATCACGGCGTCACTCGTGGCCGTCGAGGTGCTCGCCGTCCAGGCCATGGAGATGGCCGTCGAGCGCAGCGTGCGGTTTGCCCGCGGGCGTGACGGCGTTCCCGGTCTGGCTGATCCCGCCGTGTCGCGCGAGAAGTAG
- a CDS encoding EamA family transporter produces MSVRTETAGQVLVAPGRGDEVRWHTDVLLLLMALMWGLNFSVLKFTSAFMGGLAINAIRIPLAAFAQLGIAAGRDMTRPDPREARALVLLGMLGNGVYQVFFILGLMRSSVATAALLIAASPAFVAIVGRLEKSEFLNGRQWLGVALQIVGCGTVALGAVRNRAVGSDSILGVVFLWSAALSWALYATRVKQYSHHVEPWYLGGYTMLGGAIVAVAVGIPALMLVDWGALPVIAWGALGYSSLIAMVVAYLFYYRGLRVLGPTRTSMYSNLQPIVAIAVAWAFLRERPTAAQLMGATLIVGGLLLARSDAEPAEA; encoded by the coding sequence ATGTCAGTCCGGACGGAAACGGCAGGTCAGGTGCTGGTGGCACCGGGGCGGGGAGACGAGGTGCGTTGGCACACGGACGTCCTTCTCCTCCTCATGGCCCTCATGTGGGGCCTGAATTTCAGCGTCCTCAAGTTCACCTCGGCGTTCATGGGCGGGCTCGCCATCAACGCCATCCGCATTCCCCTGGCGGCCTTCGCGCAGCTCGGGATCGCGGCGGGCCGCGACATGACCCGCCCGGACCCGCGAGAGGCCAGGGCGCTGGTGCTGCTGGGCATGCTCGGCAACGGCGTCTACCAGGTCTTTTTCATCCTGGGGCTCATGCGATCCAGCGTGGCGACGGCGGCCCTCCTGATCGCCGCGAGCCCGGCATTCGTCGCCATCGTCGGACGCCTCGAGAAGTCGGAGTTCCTCAACGGCCGTCAATGGCTCGGCGTGGCGCTGCAGATTGTTGGGTGTGGCACCGTCGCGTTAGGCGCCGTGCGCAACCGGGCGGTGGGAAGTGACAGCATCCTCGGCGTCGTCTTCCTCTGGTCGGCGGCGTTGTCCTGGGCGTTGTATGCCACGCGGGTCAAGCAGTACTCGCACCACGTGGAGCCGTGGTATCTCGGCGGGTACACGATGTTGGGCGGGGCGATCGTCGCCGTGGCGGTGGGGATTCCCGCGTTGATGCTCGTCGACTGGGGGGCGTTGCCGGTGATCGCCTGGGGGGCGCTGGGTTACTCCTCGTTGATCGCGATGGTGGTCGCCTACCTCTTTTACTATCGGGGCCTGCGCGTCCTCGGCCCGACCCGCACGTCGATGTACTCGAACCTGCAGCCTATCGTGGCCATTGCCGTCGCCTGGGCGTTCCTGCGGGAGCGGCCGACGGCAGCCCAGTTGATGGGCGCCACGCTGATCGTCGGCGGACTCCTGCTCGCCCGATCCGACGCCGAACCTGCCGAAGCCTGA
- a CDS encoding haloacid dehalogenase-like hydrolase, with translation MKLILFDIDGTLLWTSGAGRRAMEAALVTHFGHAGAPGYRYDGKTDIQIVRESMREAGVEDATISARMNDVLAMYLERLGVEIEAPHTTMHRYDGVMELLDALEARADRVTGLLTGNIVEGANRKLRAVGVAPERFRLGAFGSDHEHRHELPAIAVRRAHETLGLAFEGSRVVIIGDTPADIHCGRGIGARAIGVATGHYTVEDLAAHDPAAVLPSLGDTAAVLRAIDNA, from the coding sequence ATGAAACTCATCCTGTTTGATATCGACGGCACCTTGCTGTGGACCTCCGGCGCTGGGCGCCGCGCGATGGAGGCCGCGCTGGTCACGCATTTTGGCCACGCAGGGGCCCCGGGGTACCGATACGATGGCAAGACCGACATCCAGATTGTGCGCGAGTCGATGCGGGAGGCCGGGGTCGAGGATGCCACCATTAGTGCGCGAATGAACGATGTACTCGCGATGTACCTCGAGCGACTGGGCGTGGAGATCGAGGCTCCGCATACCACCATGCACCGATATGATGGGGTGATGGAGTTGCTCGACGCCCTCGAGGCGCGCGCGGATCGCGTCACGGGGCTCCTCACCGGCAACATTGTGGAAGGGGCCAACCGGAAGTTGCGGGCGGTCGGGGTTGCGCCTGAACGCTTCCGCCTCGGCGCGTTTGGCTCCGACCACGAGCACCGTCACGAACTGCCCGCGATTGCCGTGCGCCGCGCACACGAGACACTGGGACTCGCCTTTGAGGGATCCCGCGTCGTCATTATCGGCGACACGCCCGCGGACATTCACTGTGGACGCGGCATCGGGGCTCGGGCGATTGGCGTCGCCACCGGACACTACACCGTGGAAGATCTGGCGGCGCACGACCCGGCGGCCGTCTTGCCCTCGCTTGGAGATACGGCCGCGGTCCTGCGCGCCATCGACAATGCGTGA
- a CDS encoding class IV adenylate cyclase: protein MREIELKGVVPDADAVQRALVAAGARCTFTGGLVDWRYDLPDRRLRTRDEVLRLRVTRPTNGAECARLDFKGPTSYPGGFKVREEIGTDVQDAKTLHAILVGLGYVVSREIEREVEVYEWDGVVVRLERYPRMDLLAEVEGDPDGIERAILCMGLDRASFTVERLSDFARRFEVRTGQRAALSARELAGDYRFRLDDA from the coding sequence ATGCGTGAGATTGAGCTGAAGGGAGTCGTGCCAGACGCCGACGCGGTGCAACGCGCGCTGGTGGCCGCCGGGGCCAGGTGCACCTTCACGGGGGGCCTCGTCGACTGGCGATACGATCTTCCGGATCGCCGTCTTCGCACGCGCGATGAGGTCCTGCGCCTCCGCGTGACTCGTCCCACCAATGGGGCCGAATGCGCTCGACTCGACTTCAAGGGGCCGACCTCATATCCGGGTGGTTTCAAGGTGCGGGAGGAGATCGGCACGGACGTGCAGGACGCGAAGACGTTGCATGCGATCCTGGTCGGGCTGGGGTACGTGGTCTCGCGGGAGATCGAGCGGGAGGTGGAGGTCTATGAATGGGACGGCGTGGTCGTGCGCCTCGAGCGGTATCCGCGCATGGACCTGCTCGCCGAGGTTGAGGGCGATCCCGATGGCATCGAACGGGCGATCCTGTGCATGGGGCTCGACCGCGCGTCGTTCACCGTGGAGCGGCTCTCGGACTTCGCGCGACGCTTTGAGGTCCGAACCGGACAGCGCGCCGCACTTTCCGCTCGCGAGTTGGCGGGCGACTACCGGTTCCGGTTGGATGACGCCTGA
- the acpS gene encoding holo-ACP synthase gives MILGIGVDIVDHQRVRDMLARRGTEALMARLLTPSEAAYCQRMFDPAPHIAVRLAAKEATFKALAGSFEARAIGWQEMEVVHDEHRRPLLRLSGRAAVRAAELGVVSTHLSMTHGDTSAVATVVVEGG, from the coding sequence ATGATCCTGGGAATCGGCGTGGATATCGTGGACCACCAGCGGGTGCGCGACATGCTCGCCCGGCGCGGGACCGAGGCGCTGATGGCGAGGCTCCTGACGCCATCGGAAGCGGCATACTGCCAGCGTATGTTCGATCCGGCTCCGCACATCGCCGTCCGGCTCGCGGCCAAGGAAGCCACGTTCAAGGCACTGGCGGGCTCCTTTGAGGCCCGGGCGATAGGATGGCAGGAGATGGAGGTCGTACACGACGAGCATCGTCGGCCATTGCTTCGGCTTTCAGGCCGTGCGGCGGTCAGGGCGGCCGAATTGGGGGTCGTGAGCACGCATCTCTCGATGACGCATGGAGATACGTCTGCCGTGGCCACGGTGGTTGTGGAGGGTGGCTAG
- a CDS encoding cytochrome c/FTR1 family iron permease, with protein MGRNLSIRAAVAWILLGAVVPPQAAAQERPAKRLAMIVSVAMTEYGLAVDDQRRVVNDIEYEEAVTFLADARDVAARLSGDRAPQIRSLLDSMAAGVGRKEPPAVVLALHAQVIQAMGADAALDMPTRRLDPLEGQRIYETSCASCHGSRGMGDGPQARALTPPPPALADADQMATVTPAMMYNIISVGVVGTSMAGWAGTLTPDQRWNVIAYLNSLRAPQPTAPGEGLYLQRCAGCHGVTGMSDGDLTRALSRLPAELSSFAWHVDRSDAQIGAVIREGVNGTAMPPARELSATDVAQLVAHVRRLALEDVPSPVATTDSTGGAAAAQRVLGLLNDALGALRAGRRADANDRAFDSYIAFEPLETVARARNPGLVASMERQFADFKGAVKAGDTRGAERARDAVEAGMPGILELVQPTTGFWGNFLQSFLIILREGFEAILVVGAVVTFLVKTGNRRRLRAVWLGVGAALVASGVTAVILATVLRALPATREIIEGITMLVAVAVLFSVSYWLISKVEAAKWQQFIRDKVNDALQHGGGRALSVVAFLAVYREGAETALFYQALLRDGAGMPIALGIVVGGAVLAVVFTLFYRYGVRLPLRPFFAGTSALLYYMAFVFMGKGIRELQEGNIVPITVLPGWPHVEAMGIYPSVQTLLAQLFLVVLFVLALLKTFWPKRSVSLPTVPQPSPGPAVIDARVKALEEKVREMEQTMVVEEHPQGADFRR; from the coding sequence ATGGGTCGGAATCTCTCCATACGCGCCGCCGTTGCCTGGATTCTGCTGGGGGCGGTCGTGCCACCGCAGGCCGCCGCGCAGGAACGCCCAGCGAAGCGCCTGGCGATGATCGTGAGCGTGGCGATGACCGAGTATGGGCTGGCGGTGGATGACCAGCGCCGCGTGGTCAACGACATCGAGTACGAGGAGGCGGTGACCTTCCTTGCGGATGCCCGCGACGTGGCGGCTCGGCTCAGTGGCGATCGCGCGCCGCAGATCCGTTCCCTGCTGGACTCGATGGCGGCGGGAGTCGGGCGAAAGGAGCCACCAGCCGTCGTGCTCGCGCTCCATGCGCAGGTGATCCAGGCGATGGGAGCAGATGCGGCGCTCGACATGCCCACGCGCCGCCTCGACCCCCTTGAGGGACAGCGGATCTACGAGACCAGTTGCGCGAGCTGCCACGGATCGCGGGGGATGGGCGATGGGCCGCAGGCGCGGGCGCTGACCCCCCCGCCGCCAGCGCTGGCGGACGCGGACCAGATGGCCACCGTGACCCCGGCGATGATGTACAACATCATCTCGGTAGGTGTCGTCGGCACCAGCATGGCCGGCTGGGCGGGCACACTCACGCCGGACCAGCGGTGGAATGTCATCGCCTATCTCAACAGCTTGCGGGCGCCGCAGCCCACGGCACCGGGCGAAGGACTGTACTTGCAGCGGTGCGCGGGGTGTCACGGCGTGACCGGGATGTCCGATGGTGACCTGACGCGCGCCTTGTCCCGACTGCCTGCGGAGCTGTCGAGTTTTGCCTGGCATGTCGACCGGAGTGATGCGCAGATTGGCGCCGTCATTCGGGAGGGGGTAAACGGGACGGCGATGCCGCCCGCCCGGGAGCTCTCGGCAACCGATGTCGCGCAGCTCGTGGCGCATGTGCGGCGGCTGGCGCTCGAGGATGTCCCGTCCCCGGTGGCCACGACGGACAGCACCGGAGGCGCGGCTGCAGCGCAGCGTGTGCTGGGCCTGCTTAACGATGCCCTGGGCGCCTTGCGCGCCGGCCGTCGCGCCGACGCCAACGATCGCGCTTTTGACAGCTATATCGCCTTCGAACCGCTCGAGACCGTGGCGCGCGCCCGCAATCCGGGGTTGGTCGCGTCGATGGAGCGCCAGTTTGCCGACTTCAAGGGTGCGGTGAAGGCGGGGGACACCCGCGGAGCAGAGCGGGCGCGGGACGCCGTGGAGGCCGGGATGCCCGGCATCCTTGAGTTGGTTCAACCCACCACGGGATTCTGGGGCAATTTCCTCCAGTCGTTCCTGATCATCCTGCGCGAGGGCTTCGAGGCGATCCTCGTGGTCGGGGCGGTGGTGACCTTTCTCGTGAAGACCGGCAACCGTCGGCGACTGCGCGCCGTCTGGTTGGGCGTCGGGGCCGCCCTCGTTGCCAGTGGGGTGACGGCGGTGATCCTCGCGACCGTGCTGCGCGCGTTGCCAGCGACGCGCGAGATTATCGAGGGGATCACGATGCTCGTGGCGGTCGCGGTCTTGTTCTCCGTCAGTTACTGGCTGATCTCCAAGGTAGAGGCCGCGAAGTGGCAGCAGTTCATCCGGGACAAGGTCAACGACGCGCTGCAGCATGGGGGTGGGCGTGCCCTCTCCGTCGTTGCCTTCCTGGCAGTGTATCGCGAGGGCGCCGAGACCGCGCTGTTCTACCAGGCCCTCCTGCGGGATGGGGCCGGGATGCCGATTGCGCTGGGGATCGTGGTGGGCGGGGCCGTGCTCGCCGTCGTCTTCACGCTGTTCTATCGCTACGGCGTGCGGCTGCCGCTCCGCCCGTTCTTTGCGGGCACGTCGGCCCTGCTCTACTACATGGCGTTTGTTTTCATGGGGAAGGGGATCCGCGAGCTGCAGGAGGGCAACATCGTCCCGATCACCGTCCTCCCTGGTTGGCCGCACGTAGAGGCGATGGGGATCTATCCCAGCGTGCAAACCCTGCTGGCCCAGCTGTTCCTCGTCGTGCTCTTTGTGCTGGCCCTGCTCAAGACCTTCTGGCCCAAGCGTTCCGTGAGCCTGCCGACGGTGCCCCAGCCCTCACCGGGCCCCGCGGTGATCGACGCCCGTGTGAAGGCCCTGGAAGAGAAGGTGCGGGAGATGGAGCAGACGATGGTGGTGGAGGAGCACCCGCAGGGCGCCGACTTCAGGCGGTAG
- a CDS encoding prolipoprotein diacylglyceryl transferase, giving the protein MPHTVLPFEIPIYGSFKLTGFGIAVFMAFAISQVICQVELTRRGHKKESDAIPDIIIYSILGTIVGGKVYYSAVVTGDWSDLLSRAGFVFWGGFMGAVLANWIFITSRKLSFPRFADVAGIAIAAGYSVGRTGCWAVGDDYGRPWDGPLAVMFPQGAPPSTAIQMNRSFGVPIPDGVAPETVLAVHPTQLYETFLGFLMFLVVWRFRNHKHAEGWLFGVYCVLAGAERFVIEFFRAKDDRFFGPLTAAQVIGLAIMAIGVAVMAARSRTGPGKPGIYAASPATA; this is encoded by the coding sequence ATGCCTCACACTGTCCTGCCGTTCGAGATCCCGATCTACGGGAGTTTCAAGCTCACCGGATTCGGGATCGCCGTCTTCATGGCCTTCGCGATCTCGCAGGTGATCTGCCAGGTTGAGCTTACCCGCCGGGGGCACAAGAAGGAGTCGGACGCCATCCCGGACATCATCATCTACTCCATCCTCGGCACCATCGTTGGCGGAAAGGTCTACTACTCCGCCGTGGTCACCGGCGACTGGAGCGACCTGCTGTCGCGCGCCGGGTTCGTCTTCTGGGGCGGCTTTATGGGTGCCGTCCTGGCCAACTGGATCTTCATCACCAGTCGCAAGCTCTCCTTCCCGCGTTTCGCTGACGTCGCGGGCATCGCCATCGCTGCGGGGTATTCCGTGGGGCGGACCGGATGCTGGGCGGTGGGCGACGACTACGGGCGACCCTGGGACGGACCACTCGCCGTGATGTTCCCGCAGGGTGCGCCGCCGAGCACTGCGATCCAGATGAACCGGAGCTTCGGCGTCCCGATTCCGGACGGCGTGGCGCCGGAGACCGTCCTCGCGGTACATCCCACGCAGCTGTACGAGACCTTCCTCGGCTTCCTGATGTTCCTTGTCGTTTGGCGCTTCCGGAACCACAAGCACGCCGAAGGATGGCTCTTTGGTGTCTACTGCGTGCTGGCCGGTGCGGAGCGATTCGTGATCGAGTTCTTCCGCGCGAAGGACGACCGATTCTTCGGCCCGCTCACCGCCGCCCAGGTCATCGGACTCGCAATCATGGCGATTGGCGTCGCCGTCATGGCCGCTCGGTCACGCACCGGACCCGGCAAGCCGGGGATCTATGCTGCGAGCCCCGCTACCGCCTGA
- the tsaD gene encoding tRNA (adenosine(37)-N6)-threonylcarbamoyltransferase complex transferase subunit TsaD, protein MSVVLGIETSCDETSASVVEGGPGQWTVRSLVILSQDIHSVFGGVVPEIASRAHLTAIVPVVTHALTEAGASLGEIDAIAVTHAPGLVGALLVGVSYAKGLAAASGRPIIGVHHMEGHLFATSLEHPDATPPFTALLVSGGHTMLLDVPAWGDYRWLGGTRDDAAGEAFDKVGKLLGLPYPGGPHIERLARDGDPARFRFSRPMLRRDQQPGDIDYYDLSFSGLKTAVRLAVEASPDLEADRAHLARGFQDAVIDTLTAKVVRACRAHDRTRVVLGGGVACNRTLVTALAHELDRIGGRVFAPTARLATDNAAMIAAAGAWRVNRGEADNWTLNAYAQRDIPGLTGTGR, encoded by the coding sequence GTGAGCGTCGTCCTCGGGATCGAGACGTCGTGTGACGAGACCTCGGCCAGCGTGGTGGAGGGAGGGCCGGGGCAGTGGACGGTACGGTCCCTCGTCATCCTCTCGCAGGACATCCACTCGGTCTTTGGGGGCGTGGTGCCGGAGATCGCCTCGCGCGCCCACCTCACCGCGATCGTCCCCGTCGTCACGCACGCCCTCACCGAAGCCGGCGCGTCGCTCGGCGAGATCGATGCCATCGCCGTGACACATGCCCCGGGGCTGGTCGGCGCGCTGCTCGTCGGGGTGAGTTACGCCAAGGGGCTCGCCGCTGCGAGCGGGCGACCCATCATCGGCGTGCATCACATGGAAGGGCACCTGTTTGCAACCTCGCTCGAGCACCCGGACGCTACCCCCCCGTTCACGGCGCTGCTGGTCTCGGGCGGCCACACCATGTTGCTGGACGTCCCCGCCTGGGGCGACTACCGCTGGCTGGGTGGCACGCGCGACGACGCGGCGGGTGAGGCCTTCGACAAGGTGGGGAAGCTGCTCGGCCTTCCGTACCCCGGCGGTCCACATATCGAGCGGCTCGCGCGCGACGGAGATCCCGCCAGGTTCCGCTTCTCCCGGCCCATGTTGCGCCGGGACCAGCAACCGGGAGACATCGACTACTACGACCTCTCCTTCAGCGGCCTCAAGACGGCCGTACGACTCGCGGTGGAGGCGTCCCCCGACCTCGAGGCTGACCGCGCGCACCTCGCCCGCGGTTTCCAGGATGCGGTCATCGACACCCTGACCGCCAAGGTCGTGCGCGCCTGCCGGGCCCATGATCGGACCCGCGTGGTGCTCGGCGGTGGCGTGGCATGCAATCGCACACTAGTCACCGCCTTGGCGCACGAACTGGACCGCATCGGGGGGCGGGTCTTTGCCCCAACCGCCCGGCTCGCCACGGACAATGCCGCCATGATCGCCGCTGCCGGCGCCTGGCGCGTGAATCGCGGGGAAGCTGACAACTGGACCCTGAATGCCTATGCCCAGCGCGACATTCCCGGCCTGACGGGAACCGGCCGCTGA